One window of the Anguilla rostrata isolate EN2019 chromosome 13, ASM1855537v3, whole genome shotgun sequence genome contains the following:
- the LOC135237864 gene encoding uncharacterized protein LOC135237864 isoform X2 — protein sequence MERDDGKSASAVKTVLPTERTEDPAEQDFALNTDGAKQPGRTISCVEQLSHIHSGDDPFLITHCTEEPAHFISCAEESAGESAGEPVATISSAKEPAVTIDHAEQPAVTISCAAPVLTTDCTEPSSLTVDHIDQEEQKKKNKKKWSLKKGKKGTKAKSVSLTVDCSEEPVLTLNCTEQVLAQNISCARQTPAQDLNCAEQPGLTVDCIEKPALAIDCAEQQRLEFPGRRKLQLEHFRQDETQSQRNTTDHTVLGFPNIGNTCYMNATLQSLFSLRIFTQDIRREEGCWRCLADLQSAQASYSKSTRSAC from the exons ATGGAAAGGGACGATGGAAAGTCAGCGTCTGCAGTGAAAACGGTCCTGCCCACTGAACGCACAGAGGATCCAGCAGAGCAGGATTTTGCCCTGAACACTGATGGCGCAAAACAGCCAGGACGTACCATCAGCTGTGTAGAGCAGCTGTCCCATATCCACAGCGGAGACGACCCATTTCTTATCACCCACTGCACAGAGGAACCagctcatttcatttcctgcGCAGAGGAATCAGCTGGGGAATCTGCTGGGGAACCTGTTGCCACCATCAGCAGTGCAAAAGAACCAGCTGTCACCATCGACCACGCAGAACAACCTGCTGTTACTATCAGCTGTGCTGCACCAGTTCTTACCACTGACTGCACAGAGCCATCATCTCTGACTGTTGATCACATTGACCAGGaagaacagaagaagaaaaataaaaagaaatggtcgttaaagaaaggaaagaaagggaCCAAGGCAAAGTCAGTGTCTCTGACTGTCGACTGCTCAGAAGAGCCAGTCCTCACCCTCAACTGCACAGAGCAGGTATTGGCACAGAACATCAGCTGCGCAAGACAGACACCAGCCCAGGACCTCAACTGTGCAGAGCAGCCGGGTCTTACCGTCGACTGCATAGAGAAGCCTGCTCTGGCCATTGACTGCGCAGAACAACAAAG GCTGGAATTCCCAGGCCGTAGAAAGCTCCAGTTAGAACACTTCCGCCAGGATGAGACCCAGAGTCAGAGGAACACGACTGATCACACTGTCCTTGG GTTCCCTAACATCGGGAACACATGTTACATGAATGCAACTCTCCAGAGTCTGTTCAGTCTCCGAATCTTTACTCAGGACATCAGGAGAGAGGAAGGCTGCTGGAG gtgtcTTGCAGATCTGCAGTCAGCACAGGCCAGCTACAGCAAGAGCACAAGGTCAGCCTGCTGA
- the LOC135237864 gene encoding uncharacterized protein LOC135237864 isoform X1, translating into MERDDGKSASAVKTVLPTERTEDPAEQDFALNTDGAKQPGRTISCVEQLSHIHSGDDPFLITHCTEEPAHFISCAEESAGESAGEPVATISSAKEPAVTIDHAEQPAVTISCAAPVLTTDCTEPSSLTVDHIDQEEQKKKNKKKWSLKKGKKGTKAKSVSLTVDCSEEPVLTLNCTEQVLAQNISCARQTPAQDLNCAEQPGLTVDCIEKPALAIDCAEQQRLEFPGRRKLQLEHFRQDETQSQRNTTDHTVLGFPNIGNTCYMNATLQSLFSLRIFTQDIRREEGCWRSHLTTHLLKCLADLQSAQASYSKSTRSAC; encoded by the exons ATGGAAAGGGACGATGGAAAGTCAGCGTCTGCAGTGAAAACGGTCCTGCCCACTGAACGCACAGAGGATCCAGCAGAGCAGGATTTTGCCCTGAACACTGATGGCGCAAAACAGCCAGGACGTACCATCAGCTGTGTAGAGCAGCTGTCCCATATCCACAGCGGAGACGACCCATTTCTTATCACCCACTGCACAGAGGAACCagctcatttcatttcctgcGCAGAGGAATCAGCTGGGGAATCTGCTGGGGAACCTGTTGCCACCATCAGCAGTGCAAAAGAACCAGCTGTCACCATCGACCACGCAGAACAACCTGCTGTTACTATCAGCTGTGCTGCACCAGTTCTTACCACTGACTGCACAGAGCCATCATCTCTGACTGTTGATCACATTGACCAGGaagaacagaagaagaaaaataaaaagaaatggtcgttaaagaaaggaaagaaagggaCCAAGGCAAAGTCAGTGTCTCTGACTGTCGACTGCTCAGAAGAGCCAGTCCTCACCCTCAACTGCACAGAGCAGGTATTGGCACAGAACATCAGCTGCGCAAGACAGACACCAGCCCAGGACCTCAACTGTGCAGAGCAGCCGGGTCTTACCGTCGACTGCATAGAGAAGCCTGCTCTGGCCATTGACTGCGCAGAACAACAAAG GCTGGAATTCCCAGGCCGTAGAAAGCTCCAGTTAGAACACTTCCGCCAGGATGAGACCCAGAGTCAGAGGAACACGACTGATCACACTGTCCTTGG GTTCCCTAACATCGGGAACACATGTTACATGAATGCAACTCTCCAGAGTCTGTTCAGTCTCCGAATCTTTACTCAGGACATCAGGAGAGAGGAAGGCTGCTGGAGGTCACATCTTACCACACATTTACTCAA gtgtcTTGCAGATCTGCAGTCAGCACAGGCCAGCTACAGCAAGAGCACAAGGTCAGCCTGCTGA